The DNA sequence GCCCCTCTTGCCGCTGCTTTTGATCGTGGCCCTCGCCTGCAACGATAAGGCGACGACCGAACCGATCGACACGCCTGAGCCGACTGCCACGGAAGCGACGGCGACGATTGAAGACGGCTTCGTCGAAAACGGCGCACATTCCCTCTACTATAAAGTCAGAGGCTCGGGCGACCCGATCGTGGTGCTGCACGGAGGCCCGGGCTTCGATCACCGCCAGTTTCTACCCTTCATCTGGGAGCTCGCCCAGGGCCACAAGGTCATTCTCTACGATCAGCGCTCCACCGGCCTCTCCAGCGGGCCTGTCGATTCCGAATCGATCAACATCGACACCTTCATCGACGACGTCGAGGCCATTCGCGAGCACTTCGGAATCGAGCAGATGAACCTGCTGGGACACTCCTGGGGCGGCCGGCTGGCCATGCACTACAGCCTGCGGCATCAGGACAGATTGAAGTCCCTGATTCTGGCCTCGACGGCGGCGTCAACGGAGGGTTTTTCCGAGATGCGGCCCACCTATGAAGCGAACCGCGCGCCCGGCGACTCGGAGCTGCTGGCGGAGATCTACGAGTCGGACGGGTTCAAGAACGGCGATCCCAAGGCGCACGAACGCTTCTGGAGGGTCTGGTTCAAGCCCTATTTCGTGGACCCCTCCCAGGTCGAGAGAATGGACTTGTATTTCCCGGCAAATACCATCAAAAACGGCAACGCTGTGGCTGGCAACGTACTCCAGTCCATCGGCGAGTTCGATCTGCACGAAGATCTGAAGAGCTTGCGGATTCCCACTCTGATCCTCCACGGTGACGCGGATCCCCTGCACTACCGGAACGCGGAGCGGATGCACGCGAGCATAGCGG is a window from the bacterium genome containing:
- a CDS encoding alpha/beta fold hydrolase, with translation MRNQLPLLPLLLIVALACNDKATTEPIDTPEPTATEATATIEDGFVENGAHSLYYKVRGSGDPIVVLHGGPGFDHRQFLPFIWELAQGHKVILYDQRSTGLSSGPVDSESINIDTFIDDVEAIREHFGIEQMNLLGHSWGGRLAMHYSLRHQDRLKSLILASTAASTEGFSEMRPTYEANRAPGDSELLAEIYESDGFKNGDPKAHERFWRVWFKPYFVDPSQVERMDLYFPANTIKNGNAVAGNVLQSIGEFDLHEDLKSLRIPTLILHGDADPLHYRNAERMHASIAGSKLEILQGVGHWLFVDGTETFSRSILDFLADLATP